The following proteins are co-located in the Cydia pomonella isolate Wapato2018A chromosome 19, ilCydPomo1, whole genome shotgun sequence genome:
- the LOC133528138 gene encoding tubulin polyglutamylase TTLL5 isoform X6 — translation MKTHDEEVNTGRDKDNKEACVSDWLSGGPLGSKGVVLVFRSCVLASRTPSMESTTKSTGQNTGTAILLNKAKNMARRLVPEPHTFKPNNIMHEVMETFGNSNKFAGQAYVVRHVSESVCREKRIIYRKSPFPSQRLEVPETISIEEQGHETLEHKRDIEDVLKDLSKITLKKHLNIENTTANIKPPEDPPPPAVEEKKNKKNKGKNKRKTNIHKKISETNLQTGSPMDSDDSEQLVKEVDSVKVLESNCMPARLLKITYKLVNTETKLLNRLLQAHGLVESVPDAKDFNLLWSGLHPKPDVLRSLSPYQRVNHFPRSYELTRKDKLFKNIEKMQYFRGLKHFDFIPTTFLMPAEFKELCTAHYRTKGPWIVKPAASSRGRGIYIVNTPEQIPKGENVVVAKYIDKPLLIGGHKCDLRLYVCVTSIDPLLIYLYEEGLVRFATVKYDKTNKNLWNPCMHLCNYSINKYHTDYIKCDDPNAGNIGHKWTLSALLRHLRKQGRNTTALMASIEDLVVKSVLSSAQTITAAARVFVPNFFNCFELFGYDILVDDMLKPWLLEINLSPSLACESPLDARVKSALLADTLTLVGLPAVSMGKTEAAPQNSLKMRIGACRRVHSAENVCAGRTNNKPSGQTSPAALTSEELRLVRAVRAQYARRGGFVRIFPSQNSWQKYAQYLDPVSGIPVCSTSLNNNVPYNVVPHNYNLLVHAHVLPHFAHATAATSTSLAPQPMPTPTRLKRYETVTITSTAPAINLSEHTPTPAPNDSRHAKSLVKKQLADGMRLTMGEVRRAFGLYLTHVLKRISCPSNELGAAHAALVLRFLKRASNTLRMPYNVKGPSAKMCDKDRCAVVAKQLNDFLYMYYRETDLYTDSEDRENCVSNINFAQFLYSASEADLEDVLLLQLKMEHYVTLFLSDTRAPYCVDLPSAKLGGAARHTLLKYLACLAPINTRRYRYLSDTRAPYCVDLPSAKLGGAARHTLLKYLACLAPINTRRYRYLSDTRAPYCVDLPSAKLGGAARHTLLKYLACLAPINTRRYRYLSDTRAPYCVDLPSAKLGGAARHTLLKYLACLAPINTRRYRPPSDTSSKTEAEDSINSSLPSFTDSDVVIKESMKQEKPLPQALKYARS, via the exons ATGAAAACACATGACGAAGAAGTCAATACAGGAAGAGATAAGGACAATAAGGAGGCATGTGTGTCCGACTGGCTTTCAG GCGGACCCCTCGGCTCCAAAGGTGTGGTACTCGTGTTCCGATCATGTGTCCTGGCCTCCCGAACTCCCTCCATGGAATCAACCACCAAATCTACAGGGCAAAACACAG GCACCGCTATCTTACTAAATAAAGCGAAAAACATGGCGAGACGACTAGTCCCCGAGCCCCACACGTTCAAACCCAACAACATCATGCACGAAGTCATGGAGACGTTCGGCAATAGCAACAAATTCGCAGGACAGGCTTATGTCGTCCGTCATGTCAGTGAATCAG TTTGTCGCGAAAAACGTATTATTTACCGAAAGTCCCCTTTCCCCAGCCAGAGATTGG AAGTACCAGAGACAATATCAATAGAAGAACAGGGACACGAAACCTTGGAACATAAGAGGGACATAGAGGATGTGTTGAAAGACCTGAGCAAGATCACGCTGAAGAAACATCTGAACATCGAGAATACAACCGCGAACATCAAGCCACCCGAAGATCCCCCACCTCCCGCTGTCG AAGAGAAAAAGAACAAGAAGAACAAAgggaaaaacaaaagaaaaacaaatatacataaGAAAATTTCCGAAACTAATCTTCAGACTGGCAGCCCCATGGATAGCGACGATTCGGAGCAACTAGTCAAAGAGGTGGACAGCGTCAAG GTCCTGGAAAGCAACTGCATGCCCGCCCGGCTACTCAAAATCACGTACAAACTAGTCAACACAGAAACCAAACTGCTCAACCGATTACTCCAAGCCCATGGACTCGTGGAGTCCGTGCCCGACGCCAAAGATTTCAACCTCTTGTGGTCCGGCCTCCACCCTAAACCAGATGTACTGAGATCCCTATCGCCTTATCAACGAGTCAACCATTTTCCGAG ATCATACGAGCTCACACGCAAAGACAAGCTATTCAAGAACATCGAGAAAATGCAGTACTTCCGCGGCCTGAAGCACTTTGACTTCATACCCACTACATTTCTCATGCCGGCCGAGTTTAAGGAATTATGCACGGCGCATTATAGGACCAAAGGACCGTGGATAGTCAAACCTGCTGCGTCTAGTAGAGGACGGGGGATTTATATAGTTAATACT CCCGAACAAATCCCAAAAGGCGAGAACGTGGTCGTAGCCAAATACATAGACAAGCCACTCCTCATAGGCGGACACAAATGCGACCTCCGCCTCTATGTGTGCGTGACGTCCATAGACCCGCTTCTTATATACTTGTATGAGGAAGGATTGGTGCGGTTCGCGACCGTCAAGTATGATAAGACGAACAAGAATCTTTGGAACCCGTGCATGCATTTATGCAACTATAGCATTAATAAATATCATACTGATTATATCAA ATGCGATGACCCAAACGCTGGCAACATCGGCCACAAATGGACTCTGTCCGCACTCCTGCGCCATCTACGAAAGCAGGGCCGCAACACCACCGCCCTCATGGCATCCATTGAGGACTTGGTCGTCAAGTCCGTTCTGTCCTCGGCTCAAACTATAACTGCCGCTGCGAGGGTGTTCGTGCCTAACTTCTTCAACTGCTTTG AGTTATTCGGGTATGACATCCTCGTCGACGACATGCTGAAGCCGTGGCTTCTTGAAATCAACTTATCACCCAG CTTAGCCTGCGAAAGTCCCCTGGACGCACGCGTCAAGTCGGCGCTTCTAGCTGACACGCTCACTCTAGTAGGGCTCCCGGCCGTGTCCATGGGCAAAACGGAGGCTGCGCCGCAGAACTCGCTCAAGATGAGGATCGGAGCG TGTCGGCGGGTCCATTCCGCCGAGAACGTCTGCGCGGGTCGCACAAACAACAAACCCAGCGGACAAACCTCACCCGCGGCGCTCACGAGCGAAGAGCTACGTCTTGTTCGAGCAGTCCGTGCGCAGTACGCCAGGCGGGGAGGCTTCGTGCGCATCTTCCCCAGCCAGAACAGCTGGCAGAAGTACGCGCAGTACCTCG ACCCAGTCTCCGGTATCCCAGTATGCTCAACCTCCCTCAACAACAACGTGCCATACAACGTGGTTCCGCACAACTACAACTTGCTGGTTCACGCGCACGTGTTGCCGCACTTCGCGCACGCCACGGCCGCCACCAGCACCAGCCTCGCGCCGCAGCCCATGCCCACTCCGACCAG ATTAAAACGTTACGAGACAGTAACCATAACCAGTACAGCGCCGGCCATCAATTTATCCGAGCACACGCCTACACCCGCTCCCAACGACTCGCGGCACGCTAAATCACTTGTTAAGAAACAGCTCGCCGACGGAATGAGACTTAC GATGGGAGAAGTTCGTCGCGCCTTCGGCCTGTACCTGACCCACGTCCTCAAGCGCATCTCGTGCCCCTCCAACGAGCTGGGCGCGGCTCACGCGGCGCTCGTGCTGCGCTTCCTCAAGCGCGCCTCCAACACGCTCCGGATGCCTTACAATGTAAAG GGCCCCTCAGCCAAGATGTGCGACAAGGACCGCTGCGCTGTCGTCGCTAAGCAGCTCAACGATTTCCTCTACATGTACTATCGGGAGACGGACTTATACACCGACAGCGAAGACAGAGAGAACTGTGTTTCCAACATCAACTTTGCGCAGTTCCTCTATTCTGCCAG CGAAGCGGACCTGGAGGACGTGCTGCTCCTCCAACTGAAGATGGAGCACTACGTGACCCTGTTCCTGAGCGACACGCGAGCGCCGTACTGCGTGGACCTCCCCTCCGCCAAGCTCGGCGGCGCCGCGCGCCACACGCTGCTCAAGTACCTCGCCTGCCTCGCGCCCATCAACACCAGGCGATACAGGTACCTGAGCGACACGCGAGCGCCGTACTGCGTGGACCTCCCCTCCGCCAAGCTCGGCGGCGCCGCGCGCCACACGCTGCTCAAGTACCTCGCCTGCCTCGCGCCCATCAACACCAGGCGATACAGGTACCTGAGCGACACGCGAGCGCCGTACTGCGTGGACCTCCCCTCCGCCAAGCTCGGCGGCGCCGCGCGCCACACGCTGCTCAAGTACCTCGCCTGCCTCGCGCCCATCAACACCAGGCGATACAGGTACCTGAGCGACACGCGAGCGCCGTACTGCGTGGACCTCCCCTCCGCCAAGCTCGGCGGCGCCGCGCGCCACACGCTGCTCAAGTACCTCGCCTGCCTCGCGCCCATCAACACCAGGCGGTACAG GCCGCCCTCGGACACATCCAGCAAAACCGAAGCCGAAGACTCCATAAACTCCTCGTTGCCTTCCTTCACCGACTCCGACGTGGTCATCAAGGAGTCCATGAAGCAGGAGAAACCGCTGCCCCAAGCCTTGAAGTACGCGCGATCATAG